In Rhodobacteraceae bacterium LMO-JJ12, a single window of DNA contains:
- a CDS encoding TetR/AcrR family transcriptional regulator, whose protein sequence is MARTIAKDHGEKRAQILKAAAKIFSEQGFDRASMNQLAAECGISKANIYHYYESKHALLFDLLDSYLSTLRDRICAIPLDHQRPEETLRETVLQTLLSYQGADDEHRVQSTGLSALPGDQQSILRAYQRDMVAHLSNILSACAPSQFEGQPARLRATTMSVFGMLNWYFMWHPGADESARRDYAELVSNLTLKGLQGL, encoded by the coding sequence GTGGCCCGCACGATTGCAAAAGATCATGGTGAAAAGCGCGCGCAAATACTCAAAGCGGCGGCAAAAATCTTTTCTGAACAAGGATTTGATCGCGCGTCCATGAACCAGCTTGCGGCCGAATGCGGTATCTCAAAGGCCAATATCTACCACTATTACGAAAGCAAACACGCGTTGCTATTCGACCTTCTCGATAGCTATCTAAGCACCCTCAGAGATCGAATTTGCGCGATCCCGCTCGATCATCAGCGACCGGAAGAAACTTTGCGCGAAACTGTATTGCAGACCCTTCTTTCCTACCAGGGTGCCGACGATGAACACCGGGTTCAAAGCACTGGCCTATCCGCTCTACCAGGGGATCAACAAAGCATACTGCGCGCCTATCAGCGGGACATGGTGGCACATTTATCCAACATTCTTTCGGCGTGTGCCCCATCGCAATTTGAAGGCCAACCTGCCCGCCTGCGCGCGACAACAATGTCCGTATTCGGCATGTTGAACTGGTATTTCATGTGGCATCCCGGTGCAGACGAGTCTGCGCGCCGCGACTATGCAGAGCTCGTCAGCAACCTCACCCTCAAAGGCCTTCAGGGGTTGTAA